CCAGATTCAGCGACACCTGAAAGCTCTTAATCTCGTTTTGACTTAGCTCCAGAATAATCTTGTAGGCGAAGTCGCCGTTTTCCAGAATGAATTTTTTGAAAACATGGATGTCAATGAAGCATGCAACTGTCGGTTCGATGGCTGTAGCCGAAAACCGGTTGATTGAATTTCCCAAAACTCCCGGCAGGCATAAATAGGAGGGAGCCTTTGTGAGTCTCAGAATACGGTCTTTTGAGAAATTATCGGTATGAATCTTCACTAAACCGCGTCGTAGATAAACCACATTGGTAGAGATTGCATTTTCTTTAAAAATGATCTCACCCGGTTTGAACTCCACCTGAGAACAATGATCCGTTAACTCGTCCAGTTGATTTTTTATCAGCTTAACGGAGGAGTCTGATTGTAAAACACATTGTTGACACGCTGTTTTTTGCATTGCAGATTCTTGGTTTCGAATAGTCAAAATGGATCATAGGTATAATGTGATACATATCACAAATATCGTTATAAAATCTCACATTTATTCCATTAATTAAATAAT
The sequence above is drawn from the Microbacter margulisiae genome and encodes:
- a CDS encoding Crp/Fnr family transcriptional regulator; the protein is MQKTACQQCVLQSDSSVKLIKNQLDELTDHCSQVEFKPGEIIFKENAISTNVVYLRRGLVKIHTDNFSKDRILRLTKAPSYLCLPGVLGNSINRFSATAIEPTVACFIDIHVFKKFILENGDFAYKIILELSQNEIKSFQVSLNLAQKQANGRVADALLYFSHEIYNAQTFVLPFSRQELGDWMGISRESVSRILGEFHSAHIIDQSGKEITILNEELLQQISQKG